The sequence AGTCGTTCGGTCAAACGCTCTGCTAATTTGGCCTGGGTGGTCGCGGGGTCGCCCCGCAAGTTACCGCGAAAAATGGCCCCCTGGTCGTAGGGAATAGTCTCGGTGCGAAAGTAGGTGTCGAGGCCAAAGATACCTTCGATCTGCGCTAGCTCCTCCGGCGGAATGGCGATCGCCGCCGCTGGAGCGCCAGGGGCAGCGGTCGGCTGATCGAGGGGCTCTAGGCGATCGGTCGGTTCAGGCACCGAGTCTGCGGCGGGTATGGGCGCTGGGCGCTGGGTAGACAGCAGGTCTTGGCCCAGGGCACGGAGGCGACGGCCCAGATAGATATAGAGCCCTGTCGCCCCCAGCAACAGCAGCAGCACCCCCGCCAAATTGATATAAATGCCTAAGGCAAATAACCCAAAAAACAACAGCCAGGGGGCCATCAGCACCACCGATTGCAGCCAGGCCAAGATGCCCACCGAGCCGTAGGGCTGGGCGCGGCGATAGCCCCAGACCAAAATTGCGATCGCAGCCAGCAAAATCAACCCAGTTATAACCATAGTGCTGTTGTCCTTGCCCTCCCCAACAATGATCGAAACCGCCCCCACAGGGGCAAAAACCCCCATCAGTCTACCGTCGATAGGCCAGAGCCGACCAGCCAGGGGCCGCTTTGAGCAGTTCCGCCTGCGGCTAAACCGGTATAAATGGAATTCGCCCAGAGATTAAGGTGCTTAAATAAAGCAGACAGAACAGCCAAACAGAACCCCTTAACCTAGAGCGGCTGCGGCCCCTGAGGGTCATCTCTATGGTTTGATCAGCCGTTGCGCGCCATGACCCCATCGCCCCCCGAGCCACCTCAACCTCAGATGCCTACCCCAGTTGCAGACAATGGCGCTGACCCCCCAGGCAAGCTTTCCGCCCCGCCCCAGCTTTCAACTCCAGCTCCCGAGAGTCAGGCCACCGTCGCCCCCTCTAACCCGGCCCAGCGGCTCGATCTAGATCCCTCCGATCCAGCCAATTATCCATCCATGTCCCCTGACCCTGGCACGACCTCCGCTAGCGCCGTCACCGTCGTTGCGATCGCGGTCATTGGGCTGGGGCTAGCCACCAACAGTTTCTGGCTCACCCTAGCCGGGTCCCTGGTGGCTACGCTGGTCTCCCTGCGGCTAATGTGGCCCTTCTTCCAGGAAGTGTTAGGTGAGCTATCGCCCCGGCAGCAGTCACTCCTAATCGCCATCCCCGGTGTGTTGGTGGGGGTGATCGGCCTGATGAAAATCACCGGCATCAATCGGGCGATTTTGGTCTGGAGCCTCGGCCTCCGGTGGGATATTCTCGGAGCCCTAGGCGATTTTTTGGGAGCGATCGGGCAAATTTTCATTGCCTTCTTGGCCCTGTTTGTCGCCTGGCGGCAGTACGTCATCTCCCGCGATTTGACCAAACAACAAAACCTAATTACCCAGCAGCAAACCATCGATGCCTTCTTCCAGGGCATTTCAGAACTGGTGCTCGACGACGAAGGGCTGCTCGAAGACTGGCCCCAGGAGCGGATCATTGCCGAAGCCCGCACCGCCGCCATTCTCAGCAGCGTCGATGCCGGGGGCAAAGCTAAGGTGATTCGGTTTCTCTCTCGCTCTAAGCTGCTCGCCCCCCTACGCCGCGACAACCGGTTAGGGAGAGCCATCTTAGACGGGCGGGGCGGCTACGAGGAAGATCTGGCCAGCGGCATTCGGGTGATCGATCTAGGTGCAATGCTAGCCGCCGCCGATCTCTCTGGCACAGACCTCCGCTGGGCCGACCTGAGCGAAGCCAACCTGATTCGGGCCGACCTCCGCCGAGCCGACCTGGTACGCACCAACTTTGCCCGAGCCATTTTGTACCAAGCCAATCTGTCCGGCGCTGATCTAATGGAAGCTCGACTGTTCTACGGTAGTCTCGAAACCGCTACCCCCCGCACCCGCACCGGCATTCCCGACTACACCACCGGAGCCAACACCGGGGCCGTGGTCGAGGGCACCAACCTCAGCGGCGTCTACCGGCTGTCAGACGACCAGCGCCGTTACATCTGCGCCTGGGGGGGCGAGGCTACCCGATCAACGGTCCCCGGCGGCTGTGACGATACTCCCAATTTGCTAGGGCGGTAGTGCTTTTGGCGTAGATGAGTAGATCCACCGTAGGGTGCATCCGCGCCGCGATGCA is a genomic window of Nodosilinea sp. E11 containing:
- a CDS encoding pentapeptide repeat-containing protein, which encodes MTPSPPEPPQPQMPTPVADNGADPPGKLSAPPQLSTPAPESQATVAPSNPAQRLDLDPSDPANYPSMSPDPGTTSASAVTVVAIAVIGLGLATNSFWLTLAGSLVATLVSLRLMWPFFQEVLGELSPRQQSLLIAIPGVLVGVIGLMKITGINRAILVWSLGLRWDILGALGDFLGAIGQIFIAFLALFVAWRQYVISRDLTKQQNLITQQQTIDAFFQGISELVLDDEGLLEDWPQERIIAEARTAAILSSVDAGGKAKVIRFLSRSKLLAPLRRDNRLGRAILDGRGGYEEDLASGIRVIDLGAMLAAADLSGTDLRWADLSEANLIRADLRRADLVRTNFARAILYQANLSGADLMEARLFYGSLETATPRTRTGIPDYTTGANTGAVVEGTNLSGVYRLSDDQRRYICAWGGEATRSTVPGGCDDTPNLLGR